The following proteins are encoded in a genomic region of Danio rerio strain Tuebingen ecotype United States chromosome 16, GRCz12tu, whole genome shotgun sequence:
- the si:dkey-85k15.6 gene encoding uncharacterized protein si:dkey-85k15.6 isoform X1: MLDICKPPSHRFHPHMTEQKKNTAKQKKMAVRDLQSMEMVVGPLNDGIISLCYVCKHLLDAQVDPNTGICFNYRQIRRHIEYAEQHIARSEKTIKVKLQNLDERMEQLIKEQGNAEQQRRQKRQTKNELHIEKDSAEESLENSRAALEQAKKNVASAKKEKEREMLRAVKGGVVMNAAACVSIIPIVGWLVDIMIDGFHTMAHALNAMMDAKDDLEENESRVGKYKRKVSDYQSKISNIESEIEETDELLDKIQSEIEEVKQHLDYTADIQEMVRKAVNLLSIVSGRVTALQRQTRRFILWEPVIKVMEEVMKAVANVAENRLLYNHGVGGLMRILLETIGGMLALCSSPTHFEE; this comes from the exons ATGCTGGATATATGCAAGCCTCCATCCCACAGATTTCATCCTCACATGACGGAGCAAAAGAAAAAtactgcaaaacaaaaaaaaatggctGTAAG ggATCTGCAGTCTATGGAGATGGTTGTTGGGCCTCTGAATGATGGAATTATTTCTCTCTGTTATGTCTGCAAGCATCTTTTGGATGCACAAGTAGATCCAAATACTGGCATATGCTTCAATTATAGACAAATCAGAAGACATATTGAGTACGCTGAGCAGCACATTGCAAGATCAGAGAAAACTATTAAAGTAAAACTGCAAAATCTGGATGAACGTATGGAGCAACTTATTAAAGAACAGGGAAATGCTGAGCAGCAGAGGCGGCAGAAACGCCAGACCAAGAATGAATTGCATATCGAGAAGGATTCTGCTGAGGAATCATTAGAGAACTCTAGAGCAGCTTTGGAGCAGGCCAAAAAAAACGTGGCTTcagctaaaaaagaaaaagaaagagagatgCTCAGGGCGGTTAAAGGTGGAGTCGTAATGAATGCAGCAGCATGTGTTAGCATAATACCAATTGTTGGATGGCTTGTGG ATATAATGATTGATGGATTTCATACAATGGCACATGCTTTAAATGCTATGATGGATGCTAAAGACGATCTTGAAGAAAATGAGTCCAGAGTGGGGAAGTACAAGAGAAAAGTGTCTGATTATCAGTCCAAGATCTCTAATATAGAGAGTGAGATTGAAGAAACTGATGAGTTGCTGGATAAAATTCAGAGTGAGATTGAAGAGGTGAAGCAGCATCTGGATTACACCGCTGATATTCAGGAGATGGTGAGAAAAGCTGTGAATCTTCTTAGCATTGTCAGTGGAAGAGTCACTGCTCTGCAGAGGCAAACCCGACGCTTCATCCTCTGGGAGCCTGTGATAAAGGTGATGGAAGAAGTGATGAAGGCGGTCGCAAATGTTGCAGAGAATCGTCTCCTTTATAATCATGGTGTGGGAGGCCTCATGCGTATTTTGTTGGAGACTATTGGAGGAATGCTGGCTTTGTGCTCCTCACCCACACATTTTGAAGAGTAG
- the si:dkey-85k15.6 gene encoding uncharacterized protein si:dkey-85k15.6 isoform X2, giving the protein MLDICKPPSHRFHPHMTEQKKNTAKQKKMAVRDLQSMEMVVGPLNDGIISLCYVCKHLLDAQVDPNTGICFNYRQIRRHIEYAEQHIARSEKTIKVKLQNLDERMEQLIKEQGNAEQQRRQKRQTKNELHIEKDSAEESLENSRAALEQAKKNVASAKKEKEREMLRAVKGGVVMNAAACVSIIPIVGWLVGPDIMIDGFHTMAHALNAMMDAKDDLEENESRVGKYKRKVSDYQSKISNIESEIEETDELLDKIQSEIEEVKQHLDYTADIQEMVRKAVNLLSIVSGRVTALQRQTRRFILWEPVIKVMEEVMKAVANVAENRLLYNHGVGGLMRILLETIGGMLALCSSPTHFEE; this is encoded by the exons ATGCTGGATATATGCAAGCCTCCATCCCACAGATTTCATCCTCACATGACGGAGCAAAAGAAAAAtactgcaaaacaaaaaaaaatggctGTAAG ggATCTGCAGTCTATGGAGATGGTTGTTGGGCCTCTGAATGATGGAATTATTTCTCTCTGTTATGTCTGCAAGCATCTTTTGGATGCACAAGTAGATCCAAATACTGGCATATGCTTCAATTATAGACAAATCAGAAGACATATTGAGTACGCTGAGCAGCACATTGCAAGATCAGAGAAAACTATTAAAGTAAAACTGCAAAATCTGGATGAACGTATGGAGCAACTTATTAAAGAACAGGGAAATGCTGAGCAGCAGAGGCGGCAGAAACGCCAGACCAAGAATGAATTGCATATCGAGAAGGATTCTGCTGAGGAATCATTAGAGAACTCTAGAGCAGCTTTGGAGCAGGCCAAAAAAAACGTGGCTTcagctaaaaaagaaaaagaaagagagatgCTCAGGGCGGTTAAAGGTGGAGTCGTAATGAATGCAGCAGCATGTGTTAGCATAATACCAATTGTTGGATGGCTTGTGG GTCCAGATATAATGATTGATGGATTTCATACAATGGCACATGCTTTAAATGCTATGATGGATGCTAAAGACGATCTTGAAGAAAATGAGTCCAGAGTGGGGAAGTACAAGAGAAAAGTGTCTGATTATCAGTCCAAGATCTCTAATATAGAGAGTGAGATTGAAGAAACTGATGAGTTGCTGGATAAAATTCAGAGTGAGATTGAAGAGGTGAAGCAGCATCTGGATTACACCGCTGATATTCAGGAGATGGTGAGAAAAGCTGTGAATCTTCTTAGCATTGTCAGTGGAAGAGTCACTGCTCTGCAGAGGCAAACCCGACGCTTCATCCTCTGGGAGCCTGTGATAAAGGTGATGGAAGAAGTGATGAAGGCGGTCGCAAATGTTGCAGAGAATCGTCTCCTTTATAATCATGGTGTGGGAGGCCTCATGCGTATTTTGTTGGAGACTATTGGAGGAATGCTGGCTTTGTGCTCCTCACCCACACATTTTGAAGAGTAG